The window aaaccatttccccttgtcctgctattatctaccctttcaaagagttcactcccctcctgtttgtaggctccctttaggtactgaaaggccgcaatgaggtcacatcacagccttctctcctccagactgaacaagcccagctccctcagcctgtcttcgcaggggaggtgctccagcccaatgttcatctttgtggccctcctctggaccctctccaacagccccctgtctttcttgtattgaaggccccaggcctggatgcagtactccagattgggcctcacaagagcagaatagagagggacaatcacctccctgtccctgctggccgcccctcttctgatggagcccaggataccatttgctttgtgttgctttttttctttctcttttttttttttccatttgcttttcttcttcagtcacGTGACCTCAGACCATCACCTTCCTTCAACAACCTACCAGCAACAACTTGTCCCTCTTGCAATTAatcacttctttttgttttggaacTGGCCATGCATCTGAAAGCAAATTTGGTCATCCTCTCCAGTCTTGCTCTGCTCGGCCACGACTTACACAGTCACGATATTTGAGGAAACAATTAAACATTTTCACTCAGGTCCCCTGTTATTCAGTTGAGGCCTGAATTATCAGAAATCCCTAATTTTGCTGAGAATTGTTCTATTTTAACTCTGCTGtataaaatgctttgaaatggtAATACTCAGCCCTTACTGATCCACCAGCTTCAAAGGATTAATTCAAATCGCAAACAGGGTCATCATTATCCTGCACCCTCACATCTCCAGAGAAAACCTTCTGTGCCTATGCATCTTTGAAATGTTAATTGTTTAACTGCTGAAAGCTCCCACACCTTGTCAAAAGAGGAAGCTAAAAATCTCAACTTCTAAAATGTGGCAGTCAAATAATTTCcaattattaaaattaaagcTTTTCTAGAGGTTTGGGTGACTGAAAGCTTATTAGGCTGTCTGGAAGGTCAGCTCCAGCTGAAGTGGAGAAAGGAAAGCCAAGGCCACTATTGTGGCCCctctctgacagcagctgctggtgtcAGCATATTCCCAGGTGGACTGGTAATGCACAGAAACCTCTGCACCAACTTGTATCCATCCCGTTGGCAGCTGTAGCAAAGAGCGCCTGATTCAGACTGATCTACCTTCTCCCTCCTCACCTGGCACCTCTGGCAGAAACCTCATGAAGCTCAATAAAGGCAAATGCAGTGTCCTGAGCCTGGATGGAGTAATCCCACACACTGGGACAGATTGGGGAATCGTGCAAATCCACTGTGTCCAGCTGGAGCTTtcccagtacaaaaaagacacGGATGTACTGAAGTGAGTCCAGCAGCATGAAACCAAGGTGAGCAGGGGCTGGATACTCAAAtacaggctgagagctgagtctgttcagcctgaagatgACTGTGGACAGATCTTACTACTGTCTGCAAATGCCTGATGGGTGACTGTAGAGAAAGACAGagccagctgctcctcagaaaTGCATGCCAAAAGGATGAAAGTCAACAGATACACAGTGCCACAGGAAAAATTCTGATTGGATATATGGAAAATAGGCTTAGTGCCAgagtggtcaaacactggatCAAGCTGCCTAGAAAGGCTATAGAATGTCCATCTTCAGAGATATCCAAGAGTGGACAGGATATGGCCCAACACAGCTTTGAAATAGGTCTGGTCTGCCCGGTGGGGTTGAATTTCAGAGTTCACTTCCAAACTAAGTTATATAGTTGTGATGCTATAAATACCACCAAATAATTTATAATCACTGctgtgaaaaggaagaaaaggaactgTTCTGAATTCTGTCAACAGAAGAAGGTAGTAATCTCCATCTAAGACTGAAAGCCCTTGCCATAGTCCAGACTTTATTATAGCAACACTTATTCACAGAAATCTGGTAGATTAGCAGATAGCAGTTGTATCCCTACGATGGGCCCACAAATCTATACATATGACAGTCAAATTTAATTCCCTCCTCCATACtatgctttatctcttcataTGTATTAGGTAAAGACCTACCCCCGATACAGTAAATGCTACATTTCCTAGgataaaaatacaagaaaagcagcaaataaaacTCGGAACCAAGACTTCActgtgtcttagtttcagctgggacgGAACTGTGTTCTTTAGAttgtctggtatgatgctatgttttggttctaggagaaaaacaatgttgataactCACCAATGTTGATAGTTGCcgctaagcagtgttgtacagagccaaagCCATTCTCAGAGAAGAGCCCAAGGAGGTGGGAGGGGACAGAATTAGGACAgatgacttaaactggccaaagagatGTTCTATACCGTATGACAACATGTGGAAGGAGTTTTCGAGGGGATGGGAGGgtatctctctctcttctgctgctcggGGAGCCAGCTGGGTGTTGGtcagggaggtggtgagcaACTGCTTCTGCATCACTTGTTATGTACATTCATatacagatagatagatatagatattCATAATTATaatcctttcccttttctctatctttttaaatagctttatctcaacccatgagttctacttttgttttttccagattctctcccccatcccactgggaagggggggagtgagcaaatgactgtgtggtgctcagccacctgctgggttaaaccacaacacactGTAATGCATCATCCTTTAAAAAAACGGAGAAAAGATCTCATACTTACATTTCTGGGACACAGTTTACActggaaaatctgttttataCAGGTAATAAGATGACAGTGAAGTTTCTTGGTTAATCCATCAAAATTCCTGCAGGCCAGGATAACAACTTCCTGAGGATGAGTTTCCAACCACTTTAACACTTCCCACAGAATATCCTATAAGAGAGAGTCAAGACAACTTAGAAAATCACACTGAATCACgcagagaaaaggaagtaaaaCTTTTCCATTAATGGAACCATTAATGGCTGGGTAGACCCATGACCCCTGTAATGAAAATCAATGTAGGTTTTCAAAGTATGGACATCCAGCAGCCCACAAGGTGTTTCAGAGAGAAGTACCCCAGAAAAACCTACTTTCTGCAGGTCTGTGCTGATTTGGTCTGGCTGTGGGGCCAGAACTCTACATTTAACAGCTTTGGATTTTGGTAATACCCATCAATCTCCTACTTCTTACAGCCAGGTTATCAGTAAACCCATGTTCCCAACCTTCTTTAAGGTCAAACATGATGTTGGTGgcaaactggaaaataaagaaaaccctGTGCTTGCTTAAACATGACAGGATCTGTTTTCCCTATTTGTTACAGGCAATGACAACTTCTTGGAGATCACACATAATTAGCAGAGTAGACAGGCACTACACCTAACTATCCACTTGAACGTGCCAATCATCATGACATGAAAGGTTCAGACGATGAGTACGAAACCAAAGCTTAGCCAGTCAGTCTACAAACAAAAGCTGCTTTAGCTGGCTGTGCATTCCTCTGTGCCCAGCTGTGCAAATCTCAGCAAATGCAAAGACAACATAAACTGGTCCACAGTGAGATAGCACAGGCCAAAGAACAACTTCACATTACTGTCTTCATAGGACCTGACAATAATGGGACACAGACTTGCGTTTCTCAGTGAAACACTACTcctcaaaaaaaacaaaccaaaaagtgTCTGTGATTTAGTAGGCTCTTAATACTTTCTTTTTAGTAACTTCTGTCTGTACTGGGGAAATATGACTGCCCTGCATAGCATCCTTGGACTACACAAGATAAACCCCAGAAACATAAGGCACTTGGTGGGGCTTAGGTGGTACAGAGCAAGGTACAGCAGTTCCAGTTTGAGGATAAGAAAATGATCAGTGCTGAAACCTTAATTGCAACTGCTGAAACTAGCTCAGTAACCTGCCCTGCCAACTTTCTCTGGTTCGAAGTCCTCCcactaggaaaataaataacctATTCAGAAAACCTTGGGGAAGCATTTTCAGATTAGGATGGCCCTTACATAAAATTAGCAGCACCGTTTGTATAGCCATTCCAAAGGCAAGGACAATACCTGTACAATAACGGTTGTGTATACCATATGCACGAAGTACAGATTCGTAGATGGATCGCTAGACTTGTGGGCAATCCTAAAATCCAAATATCTAACTccggcctcaagttgctccgTCACAGTTAGCACCTGGATAGTTAAACAGAAGAGAGAGTCCTGAGAGTTTGAAAAGGGTTTGTTCCTTTAGATTAGATAACTGGAAGAGGTGTACCAAATTAGCCCTAAGACAATTTCCACAcctttctcctttaaaatgGCACGGTAAGGCACCAAATCAtaactttaaattattttactatCTAACAAGAGGATCCTGATTTCCCTGTGGAATATACTCCAGATATAGGCTAGATTAGTTTCAGACCTCTGCATTTGTTGTCTTCTCAAAGTTAAAAGATCCATTAACCCGCGCCTAAATAGAAACACAATCTCTGTTCACAAGACTATTTGTATGAACAAATCTTGCAGGATCAGCACCTCagaaattctgtatttattttattagatCAAAGACTTTACCATGGTTGTCTCTACGGACCTCACTCATCCTcagtggaaggaaaaacaaaaatagaaaaaagtgCTGGCTATTGTTCTCTTTTTAGGATAAAGTCTCTTCAAAAGTTTGAATTAACTTGCAGAAGTCCTACAAAATACAGGCCCTCTCCTGTCTTGGATTTCTCTTGAACCTCTCCATCTGGCTTTGAGAGTTACATGGGACAGGTGATAGAGATGAGTCTGGGGCAAAACATCCCAAATGACGCATCTCCTATATTTATCAAGGTTCTCTTTCACTAAGAGAGCATAATCAATTGAATTTAACACATTTAAATCCTAATTTGTCTCAGTTCAACCTGCTTGTATGGACAACACTATTaggtttcagagaaaaaaacagactgtACTAATTTAAGTCAGATAGGATTCAACTAAAGCTAAACCAGTGCAAGGTGTTGTGCATGATAACCACACTTGTTAGTGCCAGGACAGAACTCAAGACATCTGGCAGGATGTTCACCCTGCCTAGCTCTAACCATCTACCTTTCTGCTCCTAAGAGGGGAGTTCAATCTGAGCTGCACATGCCCTCAGGTGCTGAGGATCacaggagctgccagcagcatcctccaCACCTGTTGGgtctcctccaggctgcagaAGCCAAAGGAGTGATCCATGCCCAAGACTGGCTTCCACATGGGATGCAGAAAATGTATGGCTGTAGGTCATATGTAACCACTGTGGCCAGAAAGTGCACCAGACTGATTAGTTGTTGTGAACTGCCCTTTAgacaaatttctttctttctatcaACTGCCTGAGAAAACTAGAGAGATTAGTCTTCTTAATTAGTCACCTGGATTTGGATACTAAATCAGACAGCACAGCTATTGCCTCCAAGTGCaaaaagaggagatttaggGAAGCAGTGCGACTCAGCACAGCTGTCTCACACCTGACATCCAGGTTGAGAGCTGACGTCAGCCATTGCATAGGAAAGATATGGGCCTCCAGGTTGACACACATAACAGCCAGGGCTGGGGCCTGGCATAGGGCCATCCAGGAACGCGTGggtcctgccagcagcaggatgcCTCGATCACTGCTCCAGATACCAAGGGACAGAGTCACCTTCCTGCAGAGACAGCCACGCATCATGGCACTAAAGAGGACAGGCCTGCAGCCAGGTCTTCCCCGTCTGCCAGGCCACCTCCCACTCAGCAAGCTGGGCTCCAACCAGAAAATGACTGTAATGATGCATGGAGCTTGTTTATCTCCATCAAGAACATCTTGTCCACCAGCAACTGGCAGGCGAGGAGGTATCTGAACCCATTATTGGCATGAGCTCCAAAGTTTAAAATAATGGTTCGAGAAAAGACCCTGCGATAAGTGAAGAAGCCTAAGCATAATTATTGCCACGTCTCAATTATTCAGTTTTAAGTCACTACTAATGAACTACTCCttcaaaaagaatgaaagtgaAGAGATTTCTGGTGCCTCTTTGATGACATGAAAGTCCATTCTTTAGAAAAATCTTCAAAAGCACTAACTTAAACTATGATCCCCAATTTCATCTTTAACATACGTTTGTGAGGAACAGCAGGAGATAACTGCTAGCTTAAAATTCAGTTGTTTTGTAAATATGAACTAAACCTTAAGTGAAGTGTCACACCTTCACTCTCTTAATCTTTAAAGTTCccttaaattatatttttgccTTTGCAGGTCGCTGAAATATTTACACAATAAAGCAGTGCAAAACGACGGGCTCCTCACTCAACAGTGACAATAAAACGACATTGCTTTCTGAATTAAGTGCAAGAAAAGACTTCTACTAACTCATTTTGATTAGGGTAATATTAAAtgttaataataacaataataaaactGTAAGGAAGATGAGTTTCTAGTAGTCAGTTTTAAGCAGCATTGTTGTGAATCCTTCCTGTCCAAGCTGAATGACTTCTCCCTACAAATGAAGATCCGGTATGCACAGCACTGGTACTTCATGACAGCTGGTGGCTGTTTTCTTATTGCCTTATGGGAGAACATGAGCATATTTTGCACTTGAGCACAACCTTCAAATGCGTCCAGGCTTGAGAACATCAGACATTTACCTGTGTTATGGACCACTTCATAATAATAGGGCGTACAATGCAGGgcatacatttatttaaaaacttcACCAGCTTGGATTCATTGCCACTAACAGCAGAGTTCTTATCCAAGCAGTAGGTCATAGTGTCATGACTCCCTGGAGAAtacaaaaatgaacagaaaatacatgTCATTTCTTAATCACTCAAACACCACAACACACGACTACATTTCATACATACACCTGACATGCCTCTTCGTTTACAAAGCACACGTATGTTGCCTGACAGGTTATGCAGTTATGGCAGAAAGGTGAGCTCCTACAGAGTTCACTCACCTGGCACTATTAGTGTGAAATCCTCATAAAAGGAAGGCACtttcaatattttcaatatttttcattaaagcaGTTCCCACTTAAACTACATATCGCTGCTGATGTTTGCCTCACGCTGCATTAAAACAGTCTGTTTCAATGAGTGTCTTCCACCAAAACAAATATCTTGATGTGAAAACTCTCTTTTTGGGGGAAATAAACAGCTGACAGAATATAGTAGAGAATACAGAACAGAATATAGACAGAAGGAATGTATCAAGACCCTAAGTCCAGCTGCCTGGTCAACATGCCTCTTGAACAGCCATGGGGCATCAACtacctctctaggaagcctattccagtgtttgaccaccctcGCGGTAAATAAATGCCTCCTAATGCCCAGCCTGACTCTGAAGCCCTAAATCTGAAATACCTCTTGTCGTAAAGGTTCATCTACATATGATGCAACTTACAGTGCCTTCAGGACAGGCAGTCAGTGATCTTGCTAgctttttctgttctattaGCTCTTCTCATTTCATAAAGCGTCAGTAAGAACAGCCAAAAACTTGATGACCTGATTTGCTGCAATCTTTACAGGGTATCTGCAAGGAATTTGcaaatcattttgatttttttaaatccccTCTTGAACAAAGCAATCACTGATGCTAGAAACTGTCTTCTTAAAAGGTCAGTCTTACTGGTGCCAGTGGTGATACTTTTAGTAGCCAAAGTGGAAGGACAAGAtcatatctgaaataaaaattctttgaaACAGTCAATAATAGAATGAGACAATAAACTATTGTTCACCTTTTAAAATCTAGTTCATGTCtgtattttcctgctttaaatGATCCAACCAAGGTTACCACAGATGGAAGGTTAATGATGAGGACATTCAATCAAAGAAGTTTGTCTTAAAAGACGTATGAGTCAAGCCATTAAGTACCCATGGACCAAATCCAAGTCTAAGATAAGTGAACATGATTCCATCAATGGGCATTGCATCTGCTGATGTCATTATCATGGATAATAACTTTTCATTTAGGTGTCTTCTTGTGACATCACCAAGTTAGAATGAAGAAGGGTATATCCACAATACAGCAAGTTTGATTCAAAGATAGAGAGCTAGCACAAAACCAGGCAGCTTCAGAGCTCTAAACAACTCCTGCCCCGAACCCAGTGCAACACAGTGCCAACCGCTAAGAGTTGCCTCTGTCTCTTTGTCATGCGTtcagaaatcacattttcaaGTTTCTTGCATGTCTTGTTATCTTCTTTATCTGAGATGAGCCCAGTCATCTCATAACCCTTAGGTTATGACACATTTACCATGCCCTAAGGACCGGAGGGCAAGGCTGGCTTCTGTGGGGAGATGAGTAAGCTTCTGTTTCCGAATTGGGTTTCCTTCAGACATTGCTCCCTCTGAAAACCTGCTAGAGCTGTCTTGACCCGGTTGGTCTTGTTTTGTTCTATTCTGATCTGGGCTAGATCAGTTTAGTAGGTCAACTGGAGAAGAAGCTTTCTTCCAATCTACTTGAGCTGCAATGCACAGTAAAAATCATCCAGTGTTTGTTTAAACTGACTTGACTTAGAATTaaagaatatcctgagttggaaggaacccacgGGAATCAGCAACTCCAACTCCTAGCTGTGCATAGGACCtgccaaaattcaaaccctatgtctcACAGTGTTgtctaaatgcttcttgaactctggcagcttggggcagtggtcacagccctAGGAAGCCTATTCCAATGCCCAAATACCCTCTTGGTGAAGAAACTTCTCCTAATACCTAGCTTGATCCTCTCTGACTCAGCTCCATGTAattcttcaattatttttttctttctgcctatTCTCTgtgaaaacaacaaacattcACAAGAATAGCAAGATCACTGTTAGGAGAAGAGTCAAGAACTCGAAAGCACACATCAACAAGTTCTCAGCATTCTAGCAAGAAACAGCACTGTGAAAGCCCTTTAGAAGTAACATGGTTCCTTTTACATCAAGGAAcattgattttttaaatgatttttgcAAGAGGAACAGTatataaaaattgaaaaaaaaaaaaaaagaattgcctATCTTCTGTCATAAGATAGATACTTATTTTCTTATCTTGTTTCTCTACCTCCTGGTGGCCTCCTATCATGGAATGACAGCTTCAGTAGACAAAGAAAGAGCAACTGATataatctacctggacttctacGAGACCTTTGATAGGGTTTCAcataacattttttatttctaaattggaaagattaGAATTTGAAGAGTAGACTATTCAGTAGAGAATGAATTATTTGAATGGTCATGGTCTGAGGGCTGTGGTCAAAGACTCTGTCCAGGTGGATGTCAGTAATAAGCgatgtcccccaggggtctgcaCTGGGACCAATGTTCTTCAAGATTTATATCAATGATCAGGACATTGGGAATCAagcacaccctcagcaagtttgctgatgacatcaaCTTGAGTGGTACAGTTAATAGACCAGAAGAAAGAGGTGTCATcaagagagacctggacagacttgaAAAATAGGCCCATAAGAACCCattgaggttcaacaaggccaagcaCTGCACTTAGGTTGGTGCAATCCCAGGTACAACTGCAGAATGGGAGAAGAACAgaactggagagcagctctgtggagaaggacttaaggatcctggtggacaaaaagctgctCATGAGAGAGCAATGTGTGCTTGTAGCTCAGAAGGGCAACTGTATTTGGGGCTGCATCCAAAGAGTGATGGCCAgtagggacagggaggtgattgtccccttctatTCTGCCCTTTTTaggccccatctgcagccctgtgtcCAGGcttggggcccccagcacaagaaaaacaCGGAGGTGTTGGAGTGGATCAAGAGAACAGCCACAAAGATTACCAGAGGGCTGGTGCACCTcacctatgaagacaggctgaggcagcaggtcttgttcagcctggagaagaaaaagctccCAGGAggcctcactgtggccttctaGCACTTCAAGGGAGCTTATAACAAGGAggaagactgactttttacataggCAGATAAttataggacaagggggaatggctttaatctagaagagggaaaaatttaattagatactaggaagaattttttcactcaaagggcggtgaggtgctgccacagctgcccggagaagctgtggtgccccatccctggaggcactcaaggccaggtgggatggggccctgggcagcctcagctggtagggagcagccctgcctacagcatAGGGTTagaactcaatgatctttagggtccattccaacccaagccattctgtagAGATTCTATTTTGAATGATTCTCTTATATAGGCTTTATCCAAAACCAAGAGGTGTGCTTGTTTTGATGTTAACACCAATTTATATTTCACATCCAAGAAATAGCCATGAAAtaactttctgtttttcacttttaatcACACTCCATTAGTACATGACAGTCTGAAGAATTACACCATAGTTCTCAGGCTCTCCCAGGGCTCTACTCACTGTAGACAGGACTTGATTTTCCCTCTCTCTAAATATGCCTTTGCTGAAGTTAATGTAGGATTTCATAACCTATATAAAACATCCATCtagatgctgtgctgctttccacCCTAACAGCCACATCTAAAgtgcaagagaaaaatatggGTTAGATTTTCCGTTAGCGCTGTTTTCATAGTGGAGGCAAAGCACTCAAGAGCTAACAGTCCTCCAGCCAGCAGTCTTCCCTCAAGCCAGTGAAAGCAGGTTCTCCCAGAATTTCTTCAGggagaatgaggaaaaatatatatatatctgttcaaggcagcagagagcaaTGACCAAAAAAATGgtagtaattttttaaaaagctcagATTATTAACACTGATCTGACATGATGATGCATAACCATCTTGCACATCTTGATGCTAACACAagtccttttttcttcccctaagatcttcttctccctccccttgGCCCTTCTGCCCACCACGTatacaaataaagaaaacatagcCATCCTAAAGTAAAACAAGCAGGATGTTCCAACGCTTAAATGACATGCtaacaaaacagcagagaacAAAAGTTAATCTTTACCTGGAAGAGATAAGTTAAAGAGGGGAGTATCCCAGAGCTTTTCTGGTAATTTTGACATCCACTGAGCATTTTCATGGCACACATGAATGGAGGTTTGCAAAGGGCCTTCCATTAGTACTGTCCTGAGACTTCATAGGCTGTcctgggagggaaaaaaaagaaaaaaaaagacaaaaaagaataaGAGTCACTAAATTATTTCACAACGCCATTGGACCTGTGCAGAATGTATTTATTCATGCTATGAAATGACAAGCTTTCTCTCAGATTACTCCAGCAAAAGGTCATGAGCTATGCAGTCTCAAAACTCACTACTTTAGACAACACTGTCTCCCAGTGTGACACCAAAGTACGTTCTTGCTTCAAACTGGCAAACCAACCAACTGAAAGAAGAATGAAGCCAAAGTAAACGAGGCTCTGTTGGTGTGGAGAAATGATTATCTACGCAGGCTACTACAACATCATGAGGGGCAGCCCATTTCCAGTAGGAAAAAATGTCTACCTCCTGAATCTTTGACAGAAACAGGAGACGGACTGAGTCTGCTGCCCGCAGGCCCCTGGGGGTCACAAAGCATCACACGAGCTGCCCTACCAATGCCTTTGTGACAAGTCCTAATTTCTTCTATTGCACAATGGATTTTCACATCAGGATGACTTTTGGAGTCAAAGGGGAAACCCTCCATCTTCTTATTCTCCGTTTTGAGAATATCTCTTGACATCTGCTCTTATCATCCCTATGGAGCCCATGGTTACAAGTACTTCAGCTGGTCAGACCTTCCAGAAGGATATTCTGGAATTATTCTTCTTGAACGCAGATCTCTTCAGGATCTTCTGCAAAGTTTGCAATGGTCAGGAGTGCCAGCAGATGAACCCCAGCTGAAAAATCATAGTAACCCCTCACTTGAGAGTACTAGAGTTAATGTCACTTTGTGTTCTCCTGAATAGTGCAAAACATGAAGACAAGCACCCTatggcatttcttcttttctttgtaggCTGTTGCCTAAAGTTCAGGTGACGTTTGTGAAGataaaagctttcctttttttcattgatTTGAAGACTTTTTCTTACCCACCTAGGTAGTGAAACACTTTTTAGATCATGGCACAGTGACTACCTGTGATGATATCccaccttcttttttccttctttcttaaaatgttaGCACCGtgaacatttccttcttttctgctgcagGTACAGCAGTCAGATAAGTACCGTGCAGCCTTTGTGCTTGCCAGGCTTCCTGActtatttttgttccttcttgTCACATCTCTGCATATTCATTCCTGAGATTGCTTCTCCCCAGCAATTTGTTGGGTTGTCTGGGGAGGTGGTTGGTTCTTCAGGATTTACAAGTGAGTGATGCTGTTTATATAAAGAACCCGTGGTTTCCTTAAACATTGTGCAATACATTTTTTGGCAGCCACATGAGGTCATCTGGAAGGTAATGTCAGCAATTGCTTTACTAAGTCCCATGTACACATCACATATAACAGATACAATCTGCTTTTACATCTGATGATGCATGTAGCACCACTCACCCAGCCAGCCCGGCTGCACAGTTGATGTGGCTTTGGATCAGTCCAACCAAGTTACTGCAGCCCAGCTGAGATACAGACAAGATCACAACGACTGAGGGAAAAGCCCAGTGACATCACCCAAGTGTCCTACATGGAACCTGGGATTTTTCCCTTTGGCTCATCTAGCCTTGGTTTTCCACTAACCTTTCAACAAATCACCTTGCTAGAGGCTAGAAATCAGCGCTTATCCCTGCTGAAAAAGGTTGGTTTTCTGCCATGTTTGATCCCTATGGAGGCTGACCAGTGTCCTCCAGCTGGCacgggctgctgctgctactctGACCATGGTGGGACAACAAGAGCACTCTCTTGGGCATGGGGAAGCCAGTGGGGAGCAGAAACAGCAAGACCGAGCTGAACAAAAGAGATCAAACCGTGTTtgggctgtgctcctgcagagcaCAAGCCTGAGATGCTCACGCCACTACCTCCTAACTCATCTGCCACCTCATGGTTAGGATGCAGCACGTCCTTTGGGGTGAAATCAAGGCTTGCCTGGAAGAATGAAACTGCAACTGCTAGCTATCGCTGTTCACAAGGAAATCTCAAACTCCACAAAGTAGAGCAATGCCTTCATTCCCACCTCCCCACCCAAGAACCTGATGGCAAAGCCATCCTCTGCACGCTGCTGCCACGACAAACCACACTCAATCCCCATGAGCTCCTGCCTGCTTTCTAACCTAATCGTGCTACGGAGCTTAATTACAACGCGAGGATTCTGCCGGGACACAGGCGACAAACAAGCAGTAAGGCTGAAATACGCCAAGAGCACCAGCCCGAGCCCCGGGACGCCAAGAGCTTCGGGTGGCATCGCCCCGGGATGCCCCCAGCACGGCAGAGGAGCCGGGTGTG of the Gallus gallus isolate bGalGal1 chromosome 1, bGalGal1.mat.broiler.GRCg7b, whole genome shotgun sequence genome contains:
- the PLCXD1 gene encoding PI-PLC X domain-containing protein 1 isoform X1, encoding MEGPLQTSIHVCHENAQWMSKLPEKLWDTPLFNLSLPGSHDTMTYCLDKNSAVSGNESKLVKFLNKCMPCIVRPIIMKWSITQVLTVTEQLEAGVRYLDFRIAHKSSDPSTNLYFVHMVYTTVIVQDILWEVLKWLETHPQEVVILACRNFDGLTKKLHCHLITCIKQIFQCKLCPRNVVPTLRTMWQRGYQVIVSYEEDLEVLKHCELWPAIPYWWGNKTTTHALIQFLELMKQMGRPETFFVAGINLTENLRYILVHPFGSLKTMTLRSLPCLKIWVRKQYPGPQKECINIIAGDFIGNDDFVRDVIELNTKINPQLDCPSKGSGPKNISFSAF